A stretch of the bacterium genome encodes the following:
- a CDS encoding sulfatase, protein MKFIKIVGIAFFFLILISLAVFFTFILPDDKRVKSPGFDLQEIRQKRATVHDLIKLSPKAEISHKNFDEQYQMLLKTYPYLNDNRDYHLTPENMHVSLGWYPLRIIHQNSLFAPPSTAITYELTLPKNKPRLEFSCGVINEPCEFIVKIIDSQNKTHDIFREKINPFKIFPYRHRDKFNKNFHQYLNVQMEDRDSKWHEYKASLTGFSGKDIKLILETNGSGGPAFWANPVITEVDENPAQKTNLIFIIVDSLRKDAVGVKNLTPNLDKLASEGASFEKAIANGNMTKQSVTSFLTSKLPFELGEISLEYVSSKESRNNFYKSNIPTLATILNKHGYYTGSIGTISLITDGAGFGVDSGFNDARIIERYGYSNVHITNEAINWLNQYGDKPFGLLLYYDAPHGPYKPPLKYFFRTRKTLDEFTSEKWYRTLYEADVNYTDEYIGKLLNAVDKMELSENTLVVVLSDHGENLEVHTLPGGKKAVFHDHGISLRDGDVNVPLLMRLPGKIKAGLKITKTVQLLDLMPAIFGLMDIKTTEKFTGKSMMGVLDHGSSATADKRGKGQEENNVIFMRGRFNKGVRVSDKYKYIRNFGVYDKRGKKMQVFVPEELYDLENDPAETVNIIEKEAALRQKMRNILDQYEPDPEVNIVKFYNPERKEITGTIAVKGKFGNYSMEGAGKTKIKSNILEFEVTSEKAVLNFATLPPNASLSVSIKNSLKEVPLSKILVSGYALPLLKDGRKEIGGEDFYLMKGVPPDVDSGGKLQISWGREAKYKLEWEKQKGVTGTFKEMLSEWGYLSEPEKK, encoded by the coding sequence ATGAAGTTTATAAAAATTGTAGGGATCGCGTTTTTTTTCCTGATTTTGATTTCCCTTGCCGTTTTTTTTACATTTATACTTCCCGACGACAAAAGGGTTAAATCCCCTGGATTTGATTTACAGGAAATCAGGCAAAAGAGAGCAACCGTGCATGACCTTATAAAGCTGAGCCCAAAGGCGGAAATTTCCCATAAAAACTTTGATGAACAATACCAGATGCTTTTAAAAACTTATCCTTATCTCAACGATAACAGGGATTATCACTTAACCCCTGAAAATATGCATGTTTCCCTCGGGTGGTATCCTTTAAGGATAATTCATCAAAATTCTTTATTCGCGCCGCCGTCAACGGCTATAACTTACGAATTGACCCTTCCCAAAAATAAACCGCGGCTGGAATTTTCCTGCGGGGTAATAAATGAGCCGTGTGAATTTATTGTAAAAATAATTGATTCCCAAAATAAAACACATGACATTTTCCGGGAAAAAATCAATCCTTTTAAAATTTTTCCATACCGGCACAGGGATAAATTTAATAAAAATTTTCACCAGTATTTAAACGTCCAGATGGAGGACCGTGACAGCAAATGGCATGAGTACAAGGCAAGTTTAACAGGGTTTTCCGGCAAGGATATAAAACTCATATTGGAAACAAACGGAAGCGGCGGGCCCGCTTTCTGGGCAAACCCTGTAATTACCGAAGTCGATGAAAATCCGGCACAAAAAACAAACCTGATTTTTATCATTGTTGATTCTCTCCGCAAAGACGCGGTTGGAGTAAAAAACCTGACGCCGAACCTTGATAAGTTAGCCAGTGAGGGGGCCAGTTTTGAAAAGGCCATAGCCAACGGCAATATGACCAAGCAATCTGTCACGTCTTTTTTAACATCAAAACTTCCTTTTGAACTTGGCGAGATATCCCTGGAATATGTATCAAGCAAAGAAAGCAGAAATAATTTCTATAAATCAAACATACCCACCCTCGCGACAATTTTAAATAAACATGGTTATTACACAGGTTCAATAGGGACTATTTCATTAATTACCGACGGCGCGGGATTCGGGGTGGATTCTGGTTTTAACGATGCGAGAATTATCGAACGTTACGGGTACAGCAATGTCCACATCACAAACGAGGCCATAAACTGGCTGAATCAATACGGAGATAAACCTTTTGGCCTGCTTCTTTATTATGACGCGCCTCACGGCCCGTATAAACCTCCGTTGAAATATTTTTTTAGGACAAGAAAAACACTGGATGAGTTCACAAGCGAAAAATGGTACCGCACACTCTATGAAGCCGACGTTAATTACACAGACGAGTATATCGGAAAACTGCTCAACGCGGTGGATAAAATGGAACTGAGCGAGAACACGCTTGTGGTTGTTTTGAGCGACCACGGCGAGAACCTCGAAGTCCATACCCTGCCGGGCGGGAAAAAGGCTGTTTTTCACGACCACGGAATTTCTCTCAGGGACGGCGATGTCAACGTACCGCTTTTGATGCGTCTTCCGGGGAAAATAAAAGCGGGACTGAAAATCACAAAAACCGTGCAGTTACTGGATTTAATGCCGGCGATTTTCGGCCTGATGGACATAAAAACTACGGAGAAATTTACAGGCAAAAGCATGATGGGTGTTCTGGATCACGGGTCATCCGCCACGGCGGACAAGCGGGGCAAGGGGCAAGAAGAAAATAATGTTATTTTCATGAGGGGAAGATTTAACAAAGGTGTCAGGGTAAGCGATAAATACAAGTATATTCGAAACTTCGGGGTTTACGACAAGCGGGGCAAAAAAATGCAGGTGTTTGTCCCGGAAGAACTGTATGACCTTGAAAATGACCCGGCGGAAACAGTAAATATAATTGAAAAGGAAGCGGCTCTGCGCCAGAAGATGCGTAATATACTTGATCAATACGAGCCCGACCCCGAAGTTAACATTGTTAAATTTTATAATCCGGAGCGAAAAGAGATTACGGGAACAATAGCCGTGAAGGGAAAGTTTGGTAATTATTCAATGGAAGGAGCAGGAAAGACAAAGATAAAGAGTAACATACTGGAGTTCGAAGTTACCTCTGAAAAAGCGGTTCTGAATTTCGCGACCCTGCCGCCGAACGCTTCCCTGTCCGTAAGCATAAAAAACAGCTTGAAAGAGGTTCCGCTGTCGAAAATCCTGGTGTCGGGTTACGCGCTTCCGCTTTTAAAAGACGGC